In the Campylobacter concisus genome, one interval contains:
- a CDS encoding peptide deformylase: MILEVLSYPNKKLYEVSKEVKNFDEELHKLLDDMYDTMIAKEGIGLAAIQIGVAKRIFIINLANDEGVQDKENLIEIINPKFELREGECIYQEGCLSVPGYYEDVKRNEVVAIKYQDRFGKEQSLRADGLLAIAIQHENDHLDGHLFIEKIGFNKRKKFDKEYKKQKKEKTS; encoded by the coding sequence TTGATCTTAGAGGTTTTATCTTATCCAAATAAAAAGCTTTACGAAGTCTCAAAAGAGGTTAAAAATTTTGATGAGGAACTTCACAAACTACTTGATGATATGTATGATACGATGATTGCAAAAGAGGGCATCGGTCTTGCTGCTATTCAGATAGGTGTCGCAAAAAGAATTTTTATTATAAATCTAGCCAATGACGAGGGCGTGCAAGATAAAGAAAATTTAATCGAAATCATAAATCCAAAGTTTGAACTACGCGAAGGAGAATGCATCTATCAAGAGGGTTGCCTTAGTGTGCCCGGATATTATGAAGATGTAAAAAGAAATGAGGTTGTGGCTATCAAATATCAAGATCGCTTTGGCAAAGAGCAAAGCTTAAGAGCTGATGGGCTTCTAGCGATCGCTATCCAGCATGAAAATGACCACCTAGACGGACATCTTTTTATAGAAAAAATAGGCTTTAACAAACGCAAAAAATTCGACAAGGAATACAAAAAGCAGAAAAAAGAAAAGACATCATGA
- a CDS encoding diguanylate cyclase, with protein MIKIDNAPDPKKKAVEVKHILEKEKVDIYRFSENVLHELSDDNVPSTPNNYSIYFEKMLDGQPDEFRKEIGDIIVANSEISVPTNGNISIEKEIKQGFIQIKSMLQAVVLIYKNLGIMRGLVQKRMDALKNNTNILALQNVLSAFNHDLIKLNSLMDKHLDVIKVSYDEVAKMLKSIEEQSIYDTTYDVYNKKFLVATVQSEVEAVKRYGYNASFLLVRAKDRFTNRVKNLKERNNMYKAISQLLLRTSRRSDIVAHYGDGCFAMVMKYTDENGTKQAGSRILNMLSSIPWKIDGEECKLDIQVVSSMITKTRSAEELISYSLDQLMLTQDDEQPIFLGE; from the coding sequence GTGATAAAGATAGATAATGCACCAGACCCTAAGAAAAAAGCGGTTGAGGTAAAACATATTCTAGAAAAAGAAAAGGTAGATATCTACAGATTTTCAGAAAATGTTTTGCATGAATTAAGCGACGATAATGTTCCATCTACGCCAAATAATTACTCTATTTATTTTGAGAAAATGCTTGATGGACAGCCTGATGAATTTAGAAAAGAGATCGGTGATATTATAGTCGCAAATTCTGAAATCTCAGTGCCTACAAATGGTAATATCTCTATTGAAAAAGAGATAAAGCAAGGTTTTATCCAAATAAAAAGCATGCTTCAAGCCGTGGTGCTAATCTATAAAAATTTAGGCATTATGAGAGGCCTAGTGCAAAAGCGCATGGATGCACTTAAAAATAATACAAATATCCTAGCTCTTCAAAATGTTTTAAGCGCATTTAACCATGACTTAATAAAATTAAACAGCCTTATGGATAAGCATCTTGATGTCATTAAAGTAAGCTATGACGAAGTAGCCAAGATGCTTAAATCTATTGAAGAGCAGTCGATTTATGATACGACATATGACGTCTATAATAAAAAATTTTTAGTAGCCACAGTGCAAAGTGAAGTAGAAGCTGTTAAAAGATATGGCTATAACGCATCGTTTTTACTAGTAAGAGCAAAAGATAGATTTACAAATCGTGTTAAAAATTTAAAAGAGCGAAACAATATGTATAAAGCTATATCACAGCTTCTTTTAAGAACTTCTAGAAGAAGCGATATAGTAGCTCATTACGGAGATGGCTGTTTTGCTATGGTTATGAAATATACTGATGAAAATGGTACAAAACAAGCCGGTAGTAGAATTTTAAATATGCTTTCATCTATACCTTGGAAGATAGATGGTGAAGAGTGCAAGCTTGACATCCAAGTGGTTTCAAGCATGATAACAAAGACAAGAAGTGCTGAAGAATTAATCTCTTACTCGTTAGATCAACTAATGCTAACACAAGATGATGAGCAGCCTATATTTTTGGGTGAATAA
- a CDS encoding ATP-dependent Clp protease proteolytic subunit, producing the protein MSYYVPVVVERTSRGERSYDIYSRLLKDRIVMLSGEIEDGMAASIVAQLLFLEAEDPDKDIYLYINSPGGVITSGFSIYDTMNYIKPDVCTICIGQAASMGAFLLSCGAPGKRYALPNSRIMIHQPLGGARGQATDIEIQAREILRMKEILNGILAKNTGQKLSKIVKDTERDFFMSSAEAKEYGLVDKILEKSFK; encoded by the coding sequence ATGAGCTATTACGTTCCTGTCGTAGTTGAAAGAACTAGCAGAGGTGAGCGAAGCTATGATATATACTCCCGTCTTTTAAAAGACAGGATCGTTATGCTAAGTGGCGAGATAGAAGATGGCATGGCTGCTTCTATAGTCGCCCAGCTGCTATTTTTAGAGGCTGAAGATCCAGATAAAGATATCTATCTATATATAAACTCACCAGGTGGCGTGATAACAAGTGGCTTTAGCATCTATGATACGATGAACTACATAAAGCCAGATGTTTGCACGATCTGTATTGGCCAAGCCGCTAGTATGGGTGCATTTTTATTAAGCTGTGGTGCGCCAGGTAAAAGATATGCACTACCAAATTCTCGCATCATGATACATCAACCACTTGGCGGTGCTAGAGGACAAGCGACTGATATCGAGATACAAGCTCGTGAAATTTTGCGTATGAAAGAGATTTTAAATGGAATTTTGGCCAAAAATACAGGCCAAAAGCTAAGTAAGATCGTAAAAGATACTGAACGTGACTTCTTTATGAGTTCGGCCGAAGCCAAAGAGTACGGACTTGTTGATAAAATTTTGGAGAAAAGTTTTAAATAA
- a CDS encoding GTP cyclohydrolase I FolE: MQESFENSVKNMLTIIGEDPNREGLIKTPERVFKAFKFLTSGYDEDPKEVLGDALFTSSNNEMVLMRNIEFYSLCEHHLLPIIGRVHVAYIPNGKVVGLSKIPRMVNIYARRLQIQEQMTEQIAKALEDVIAPKGVGVVVEARHMCVEMRGVQKINSTTTTSALRGCFIKNADTRREFFSLINSPMETHF, encoded by the coding sequence ATGCAAGAGAGTTTTGAAAATTCGGTTAAAAACATGCTAACGATTATAGGCGAAGATCCAAATAGAGAAGGGCTTATAAAGACGCCTGAGCGTGTCTTTAAAGCATTTAAATTTCTAACTAGCGGATATGATGAAGATCCAAAAGAGGTTCTTGGTGACGCACTTTTTACTAGCTCAAATAATGAGATGGTTTTGATGCGAAACATCGAATTTTACAGTCTTTGCGAGCACCATTTGTTGCCTATTATCGGCCGTGTGCATGTGGCGTACATCCCAAATGGCAAGGTCGTTGGCCTTAGTAAAATTCCACGCATGGTAAATATCTACGCAAGACGCTTGCAAATTCAAGAGCAAATGACTGAGCAGATCGCAAAAGCACTTGAGGACGTAATCGCTCCAAAAGGCGTTGGAGTCGTCGTCGAGGCTAGACATATGTGCGTTGAGATGAGAGGTGTGCAAAAGATAAACTCAACCACCACGACCTCAGCACTTAGAGGCTGCTTTATCAAAAACGCAGACACAAGGCGAGAATTTTTCTCACTTATAAATTCTCCTATGGAAACGCATTTTTGA